The stretch of DNA ACTGGCCATTTGCGGAGCATGCGTTGACCGTTGGTTACCGCGCTTCGCTAACAGAAGTTATCCAAATCATCGGTCGAGTCACCCGAGACAGCGAAGGAAAAACCCACGCCCAATTCACCAACCTCATTGCCGCGCCGGACGCCACTCAAGGAGAAGTCGTTCTATCAGTCAACAACATGCTCAAAGCCATCACGGCCTCCCTGCTAATGGAACAGGTCCTTGCGCCCAACTTTGAGTTCAAGACCAAACACTCCGGCGACGATGCTGCACAGCCTGGTGAAATCAAAATCAAGGGCTTTAAAGAACCATCGACAGACCGAGTACGTCAAATCATTGAATCCGACCTCAACGACCTCAAAGCCACCATCCTGCAGGACGACACCTTTGCACGCGCAGCCGTCGGCAAGGTCGATCCGGAAACGACTAACAAGATTCTGATTCCAAAAATCATTCGTAAGCGGTACCCAGAACTATCGCCAGCGGAAGTCGAAGAAGTTCGCCAGCATGTGGTGGTTGACTCTGTCATCAAAAATGGCGAAGTTCGCAACGTCGGAGATCAGCGCTTCCTCAAAGCAGGAGACAAATTCGTCAACATTGACGAAATTTCCATCAACCTCATCGACTCCGTCAACCCCTTCCAACGCGCTTTCGAAGTCCTCTCCAAATCCGTCACACCATCCGTGCTGCGCCTCATCTCAGACGCAATCGAAACCGGTCGTATCACCATGACTGAGGAAGAAGCAATGCACCTCTTCCCGGCCATCCAGCAATGGGTTAAGGTCAACGGCAAACGCCCAGACCGCCGTTCAGAAGACCCAACGGAAAAGAGCTACGCCGAGGCAATCCTTGTGCTTCGAAAGATGAAGCAAAAGCGTGAACAGGAGAAACAACAATGAGCCTGTACGACGACTTTGACAAACTCCTCGAAAGCGACCTTGACGGTCTGCTCGACGAACCCGAAAAAGTAGCACCGGTCACCTCCCAAGACCGGCTCGAACGAGCATTCCTCGAAATCAACGAGTTCTATCGAGAGAACCGAGAAAAGCCAAGCTCAACCACCCGGAACATCTCCGAGCGTAAACTAGGTGCACGCCTCGACGGCATTTTGGCCAACCCCAACAAAATCGAAGCTCTAAAACACCTCGATGAATTCGCACTGCTCGAGCTTCCCGAGGCGCCCACAACCATCGACGAACTCAACTCCCTCGATGACCTTGACCTGCTCGGCGATGACTCGGGAATCTTTGACGTCGGCGCCCTTCCTGCCAAGCCAAGAAAGAACGAAGACGCCGCGAAACGCAAGCCTGCAAAGGACTTCGACAAATTCAAACCGCTATTTATTGATGTGCAGCAGAAACTAGAAGCCGGGGACCTCATTCTGGTTCCGTTCGGCGGAGTATCCACCATCGAACAGGGAAAGTTTTTCGTACTCGGTGGTCTGACCTGCTACATCGCTGAAGTAAAAGAGACCAAGCTCAAAGCAAACGGCGATCGCCTGCGTCCGAAGCAGCGACTCCGCGTCATCTTTTCCAACGGCACCGAGTCATCCATGTACAGGCAATCCCTAGCAATTCGGATGTACGAACAACAAGGCCGCGCCTTCGCCCAAACCTCATTCGACGAAACCGAAATCATGGACCCGGCAGTCATGACAGGGCACATCTACGTGCTCAAATCACAAAGCACGGACCCGCAAATCGCGGGCATGAAAGACCTATACAAGATTGGCTACAGCAGGACGGCCGTCGAAAAGCGCATTGCCAACGCCGCAACCGACCCGACCTATCTCATGTCACCCGTAGAAATCGTCGCCGACTACGAACTACAAGCCATCCGGCCATCGGCGCTGGAAAACCTCATTCACCGGGTGTTCGACAGCGCGCGCCTGCAACTTAGCCAAATCGACTTGGAGGGAAAGAACTACACCCCCAAAGAATGGTTCGTTGTGCCACTTACGGTGATCAATCAAGCCATCGACATGATCCGAACCGGCGACATCGTCGAAGTTCACTACGATAGGGAACTACAAAAACTCGTCCTCAACGAAGAACAGGAGCTTTTCCAATGATCCTCATCAACGTTAAGTACAAAGTCCGTCCAGAATTCGTCGATACCTTCCGCCAGGAAGTAGCTGCATTTACCGACGCCACCCGCGCCGAGGACGGCTGCCTGTTCTTCGACTGGTACCGTTCCACCGAGGAAGATGATGTATTTATCCTGGTAGAAGGCTTCAAGGACGATGCCGCGGAAGCGCATGTCAACTCCGAGCATTTCAAGCAGGCGTGCGTCGATATGCCGAAGCTGCTGGTGGAAACGCCGACCATCATCAATACGCTCATCCCGGGAAAGACTGAGTGGGATGAGATGGCTGAGTTTAAGGTCGAGAAGTAGTTCTTTCTCGTCCATGAGTGCAGCGCAGGCCAAAAGCAAACTTTAGGTTAACGGCGGGTAGACTTGCGGGTATGGGAAAAAAGGACGCAAACAAACCACCTAAGCTAGCCAAAGAAGCGTACGAGGCCGAGCTGAAGCGGCTTCAGGCTGAGCTCGTCGATATGCAGCAATGGGTGGTGGAAACCGGTGCCCGCGTGGTCATCATCATGGAGGGGCGCGACGCTGCCGGAAAAGGCTCCGCGATCAAACGCATCACCCAATACCTCAACCCGCGTACCTGCCGCATCGAGGCGCTGCCGGCCCCGAACTCTCGGGAGCAGGGGCAATGGTACTTCCAGCGCTACGTCGAAAAGCTGCCGACCGCCGGAGAAATCGTCATCTTTGACCGCTCCTGGTACAACCGCGCTGGTGTTGAGCGAGTGATGGGATTTTGCACCTCGCAGGAATACCGACGCTTCCTGCACCAAGCCCCAATCTTTGAGCGCTTGCTAGTTGAAGACGGCATCATGCTGCGCAAATACTGGTTCTCCGTGTCCGACGAAGAACAAGTCAAGCGGTTTAAATCGCGGCGGAATGATCCGCTTCGTCGCTGGAAGCTATCGCCGATGGATCTGCAGTCCATCACGCGCTGGGAAGATTACTCGCGCGCGAAGGATGAAATGTTTATCCATACCGACATTCCATCCGCACCGTGGTACACCGTGGAATCCGAAGACAAAAAGCGGTCCCGAATCAACGTGATCAGCCACCTGCTCTCCACGATTCCTTATGAGAAGATCGATCGTCCGTTGCCGGAGATCCCAGAACGCCCTGAATCGTCCAATGATTACGTGCGACCGCCTCGGGAAGAGTTCCGCTATGTGCCGGACGTGGCGGCACATCTGGAAGAAGACCGACTCGCAGAAACTAAAAAGCCTGGAAAGAAGTCCCACAAAAAGACCAAAAAATAGTTCCCGCGCTCCGACCGAACTCACCCCTTGGCACTGTTTGAAGCCGATACAGGTCCGCAAACTCGGGGACCATACCTCATCTTCAACCGCGGTATTTCCTTCTCAGGCAAGGTGCCAACCGGAATTCCGCCCCAAACCGCTCGTGGGATCTCCTGCCCCAACGGCGGGGGTGAAATCGAACGGAGAAAGCAAAAATTGCACTAAGCAGCGAAACAAACAACGCGAATTGGGCTTAAGCATGTCGCGTCGAAAAGCTAGTGCGGGTTGTTTTTCTGCACTTTCAGCCAAGTGATAAACCCCCACAATACAAACGCCCCGTAGACGACGTAGAGAAACGCCGAAGGGTAAAAACCGGCATGTAGGAGTAGCGGTACGCCGACGATGTCGACGCCGATCCAAATCAGCCAGAACTCGGTCCAGCCACGAGCCATTCCGTAAGTCGCCAATAGTGAACCGGTGAAGATCCAAGCGTCTGCCCATGGTCCCCACGAGCCCAGGGCCTGAAAAACCCATGCGCATGCCACCGTGCTGAATACTGCGAACACGACCATGCCAAGCCGCTCACGTGTGCTAGCCCAGCGTGGTCGCACCGCAGAGGCATCGGCGGCCGGCTCCGACACGATTGATCGAGCAGGATCCAGTTCCGTTTCCTCTTTGATTCCTTGACGTCTGGCAACAGACCAGGAATACCAACCGTAGGTGCTCACCACTAGAAACATCACTTGGCGGCCAGCTTGGCCGTACAAATCCAAATTCTGGGGTGTGGAGAACGCGCTGCCTAAAAACACCGTAAACAACAAAATGTTGCCGATAATTCCAATCGGCCACGCCCACACCACGCGTTTCATCCCACCGTAAGCGCTGGCGAGGCCAAAAATGTTGCCGATGATTTCTCTCCAGAGAATGGGCACGCCACCAATCATCAAAGTGGCACCTAGGAGTTGATTGAAGAGGTTCATTTCAAAGCTGAGGTTACCCGAAACCGTACTGGCTATGCTCGCCGACCACTGAGCATTCGCCCGTTAGAGCTTTGGGAAGCATCGGCCACCGACCGGGTAGTGCTTTGTCAGCGGGTGAACTCACCGCTGCGCACTAGTGCGAAAGTTTTACGAATGCGCTGTTCGAGCTGGTCGGTGGCTTCCATTGAGCCACTGTGCAGCAATTCGCTCTCGATCGCCGCTGCGGCTGTGTGGGCAGCTAGTTGGAAGGCCAGTTGAACCCTAAGGCGATCGTGGTCGGGGTAACGTGCATAGCACCGCTCCAGGAACCATTGCGTGAGCTCTTTCATTTCCGCAGGCACCTGCCCAGGGGACATGCAATCAACCTGTTGGCTGATCGTGAACAGCGCGGTGATGGTGCCACGCATGTTTTTATCGTGCAGGATCGTGTCGATCAAAATGAGCTCGATGGTGTCGAACAGGCTGGTCGTGGCTGGAATCCCTTCGGCTTTTGCAAGCAGAGCCTCAACGGATCCCCGCAAATATTCACCGAGCGCCTCTTCGCGGGACGCAAAGTAGTTATGAAAAGTCCGCGTTGAGACATTGGCTGCTTCGGCGATGGCCGCGACGGTTACTGCATCTGCACCATCGCGCATTGCGATTTCCGCTGCCGCAGCTGCAATTGCAGCACGAGTAGCTGCCTTTTTGGATTCGCGGAGACCAGCCATGAGTGTTGCGTTACCTGAACTTTCTGTAGCGGGGTGACACGGACGAGAGGTTAGTTCGAGGCCTGAATTCCGGCGCTTCGCTGGAGGCTTTCGCCCTCGATATCAACCTTGGGCAAGATCTTATCGATCCAGCTTGGCAGCCACCAAGCCCGTTCGTCGAGTAGAAACATTGTGGCTGGGATGATCATCATGCGGACCACGAAGGCGTCGAAAAGCACGGCCACGGCGAGGGCAAAACCCATGGTCTTGATGAAGACGGCGTCTTGAAGCATGAACGCGGCGAACACCGAGATCATGATGAGGGCAGCAGCCGTGACGACGCGCGCGCCGTGCTTGAATCCGTTGGAGGTCGCATTCCCGGCAGTCTTACCGTGCGCCCAGCCTTCACGCATGCGCGTGACGAGGAAGACCTGGTAATCCATCGCAAGGCCAAACACGAGTCCGATTAGCATGATAGGGAGGAAGGAAAGCAATGGTTGTGGGTCTTCGATGAGGCCCAGCCAACCTTCCTGGAAGAACCCGACCGTCACACCGAACGTCGCGGCTACAGAAAGAGCAAAGCCTGCAGCTGCAATGAGCGGCACCCAGATGGAGCGGAATACCAGCATGAGCACCAAGAATGCTAACGCAAGTACGATCGCCACATAAGGCAAGAGGACATCTTGGAGGCGCTGCGAGATGTCATCGAAAATTGGGGTGGCACCGGTGATTCCATACGTACCACCCGTTTCACTGTTGAACGCTGCGGCGTGCTCACGCAGTCGTGCCAGGGTCTCAGAAGCGCGTTCATCTGTTGCGCCAAACTGTGGGGTGATTAGCACCTGCGCGGTATCCAAGCTGTCTGTGGTCTTGACTACCTGTGCGTTGGCCACGCCTTCGGTAGTGGCAAAGGTTTCCACAGCCTTTGCGACGGCCTCTTGCCGGCCTTCCGGCTGGACGTCGGCTAGGTCAATGAGAGCGATCATCGGAGCATTTCGTCCTGGGCCGAATGCTTCCGCGGTCGTGTCGTAAGCAATGCGGGCAGGAGAACCAAGGTTGGCGCTGCCGTCAGTAGGCATGGCGAGGCGCAGGTTACCTGCGGGTATTGCCAGAAGCGCTAAGAAAGCTACGCCAGCAACAAGGTGGATAAGTGGGTGTTTGCGGATACGACGTACCCACTTGAGGCCCATGGTTGGTTTTTCGTCCTCTGGATCCGGAGCTTTAACAGCAGGCACCTTTCCAGCAAATGCCTTGGTCCCGAGCGCTCCCAGCAGAGCCGGCAGGAAACTCAAGGCCACTGCTACAGCAATAACGACGGTCGCAGCTGCAGCTAGCGCCATGGCAGATAGGAATGGAATGTTGATAATCGTGAGGGCCGTGAGCGCGATGATAACAGTGAGACCTGCGAAAACGACGGCAGAACCGGCCTTGCCCACAGCGAAGCCCATTGCCTCAGCGCGTTGTTCACGAGAGGTTCGTTTGATTGCCTGGGCAAGTTCGGCAGGGGAAAGGTCATTGCCAATCCGCGAGATCAATTCGCTACGGAACCGCGAAACGATGAACAGCGCGTAATCGATACCCACAGCCAGGCCGATCATTGAGGCAAGAGTTGGAGTCATATCGTTGATCGAGTCTGTAAAAGCCGTGCCCAGGGTGATGCCCAGCAGGCCGACCGCCACACCTACTACCGCAGAAATCAGAGGCATGCCTGCTGCGACAAAAGAACCGAAGGTGATCATCAGAACCAGGGCAGCGATTGCAAGACCAATGAGTTCCGATGCCCCACCTATGGCGTTGTTGCCCTGCATGACTTGGCCGCCGTAGGAAACGGTGATGCCGTCGCGTGGCTCGTCAAGGGTCTGCTGCAAATCAGCAAGGTCTTCTGAAGACACATCCATTGACGTTGCTGCATCGAAGGTCACAGATGCAATGCCCGTCCGGCCATCTTCGCTCAACGGGGACAGAACTTTGAAGTCCGCCTCGATCTGATCCGGAGGAACGCCTTGTGCAGCCTTTGCTTGGCTGAGCTGCTGTTTCATTCCCATCGCTGCCATCGCAGGCGAAACAAGCTGCTCTTTGCGAATTAGATAGTCTTTCGCTTGGAGGTCGCCCATCAGTGAGTTGACGGCATTCTTTTGTTCTTCGTCATTCAAGGTTTTCCCTTCGGGAGCCTGAATGACGATTTGTGCAGTTGGCTCGCTAGTTGGGTCAACACTGTCGGGGAAGCGTTCCTTCATTTTCTCTTGAGTCACCACGGAATCGAGGCCCGGAATAGAAAAGGAACTGCTCGTGTTTTTGGAAAAGGCAGTAGCACTTCCACCTACTGCTACGAGGATGATCAACCAGATGGCAAGGTATCTCCAGCGGTTGAGGTAGGCATTTTTGCCAAGCTTGTATAGGAATGAAGCCACGAAAGTATCCCCTTGGGTAGACGTTTGAGAAACATTGCACAGTCTATGCAAACTTGCATGATGGGTGCAACATTTAGGGGATGTGAGCTGTGAGCTGGAATTTTGGGCGTAAGTAGCCACGGACGTGCGGAATTGTGGCACACTCAACACTATGCAAAGAAAACGACATGAAACACGCCACGATGCTCCAGTGCGTGCATACGCTCAAGCATCCACGGGCATTCTTGAGCTCAACCGGCCCCGTGCGATTAACGCCATCAACGGCGAGATGGTAGATATCATCACGCCGGCGCTCGAGGACTGGCGCGATGACCCGGAGATCCATCGGGTGCTCATCTTCTCGAACTCCGAGCGTGGCTTCTGTGCGGGAGGGGACATTCGCGAAGTGCGAGACCACGCCATTGAAGGTGATCACGAGTTTGGGGATCAATATCTCCAGAAGGAGTACACCATGAATAAAATCATGGCGAATTTCCCCAAGCCGTACGTGGCGCTGATCGACGGCGTCGTGATGGGTGGTGGCCTTGGCGCCAGTGCCCACGGCAGCCACCGAGTGATTACGGAAAAGGCGTTCGCTGCAATGCCGGAGATGGCGATCGGCTTTGTCCCCGATGTGGGAATTTCCTACATGATGACGCACATGGTCGGCGAGGAAGGCCGGAAGATTCCGGCTCTTGCTACCTTTGCTGGCTTGACCGGCTACCGCTTAAGCGCAGCGGATATGCTCTACACCGGCTTGGCTACTCACTTCGTGCCGAGCAAAGACCTGGCGGAGTTCCAAGAAATGCTCATCGCGGAGTCTATTGATGAGGCGCTCGAAAAGTACGCGGGGGAATTGGACGAAGAACCGAGGATCCGCGAATTCCTGCCTGAGATTGAGGCATGCTTCAGCAAGGGGACGTGGGCGGAAATCGATGCCGCGCTGAACGAATGTGAAAACGAAGAATTCGTTGACCTGGTGCGTGACCTAATGAGCAACGCGAACCCGTCCTCGGTGGTTGCTTCGGCAGAGATGTACGCAGTGAACACCAAGGTGAGTACCGTCGAAGAAGCAATTCACAACGAATACGAGATCGGCTACCTGCTGCGACGCGAGCCGAACTTTGCGGAAGGCATTCGCGCGGTGTTGGTTGACAAGGATCGCAACCCCAGCTTCGTGCCTGCTACCTACGATGAAGTAGACGCTGCCAAGTACCACGCAGTATTGAACTAGCGATTTTCGGCTCGCAGGCGTACGTGCTCTAGGTACTCCTCGCGGGCCGCGTCTTGGTCGATGTCGCCTGCCGGTGGCTGGCTGAGCACAGCGTGGATAACTTCGCGGGTTGCCACCGGGACCGTGAATTCGGGGTGCTGTAGCAGCACCACGCGATAGGCCGTCGGGGTGAGCGGAATGAAGACATGCGTCCACACTTGAGAGGCTGCTTTGGCGCAGTCGATCAGGTTGAGCTTTTGGGCAACATCGAGTGGGACCTGCGGTCGGACAAACACGGGCATCGTGTGTTCCTGCCCAAAGTTGCGCAGGTGGCGGACTAGGGGACTATCAGCCCAGGTCCACAGCCCGTTGGAGACGTGTCCGAGTGGGATTCCAAGTTGGGGGAGTGCGGCAGCCAGTTGTGGGTTGCTGTTCACGCGGGCGTCGAAAAGCATTTGGTGCTCGCGGGAGAGGTAATAGCTGGTAGTGCGTAGTTCCTTGGTGGTGGTGTGTGGCGGTAGGGAGGCGAGCCCGCGACGAACGGCGAAAGCGGTGAGCTCGCGCGGAGTCGGATCCCACGGGCCATTGAGTAGTGCTTGTTGTGCTGTGCTGCGGCTGGGAGCGATGGTGAGCGCAAGGACTGTGACGTGGTCGTTGAAGGGGACGCGGATGATGGGGGCGTCGTCGCAAAGGGTGCGAGCAGCGGCGGTGAGTACGTCCAGGTTGATCGCCGGAGTGGGAGAATTGAGCTCGGGGATGTTGAAGCTGCTTGCTGCGGTGGCGGCTTGGGGAAGGTTCCAATGCCATTGGTCGTCCTGGATGGTGGCTACGAGTCGGGCTGGTACGTCGAGGTCGGGGTGCCCGGAGCGTCCGAAGCGCACGGTGAAGCCATCGTTGGTGCGAGCGACTTCGGTAGCGTTGACTGCACCGAGAAATTGATTGAAGTGAGCGTCAATGTCAGCTTGGTTAATCTTGCCGTCTTCGGCTAGCTCATTGAGGGTACGCGGGGCAGCTAAATGCACGTGAGTCAACTTCCATTGGTGTCTGCGGTATCTAGCAGCACAGCTCACATCGGGGCTGCATATTTGCTATTTGATCGGTCTCAGTATACTGGCCACGTCCCCGACCGCCCACCCGAGAAGGATAACCACATGTGGCACGCCGTGAGTTACGCGCTGATGGATTCCATCAATGTGCTCCTCATCGGTGTGATTGTGCTGCTTGGGGTAGTGTTGCCTCCCAGTGCACGGTATCGTCGCATCGCCACGTTGCTCGTGGGCGGGGATTGGCTGGGAGTTTTCTTGCTGTCGGTCCCGGTGCTGCTTTTGCTCGATTCGATCCGCTCGCGAGTGGAGGCTGCGCTGGCCTCACCCATCTTTGGTTGGGTGCTGATCGCGGTAGGCGTGGTCAGCGCGGTGATGACTTGGCGCGGCGGGGATTCTACTGCCCTCATGAACCGCATGCTGGGTCCTTTGCGGACTCCGACTTGGCGCACCGCTGCAGTTGGATTTGTGTTAGGGGTGGTGCAGTCGATCACTTCCTTGCCGTTCTTCGCCGGACTGGCCTATTTGAGCACTGGGGGCTTCTCGACGCCCGTTCGCTACCTGGGGCTCGTATTCTATGCCAGCCTCGCGCTGAGTTTGCCAGCGCTGACTGCGGTGGCGGTCGGTTTTGTCCGTGCCTACCCTGAATCTCCGGCCGGACGCGCCTTTGCATGGTCTCGGGAGAATGGCAGCCGGGTTTCCCAGTGGGCTGGCTACTTGGTGAGTGTGTGTTTGATTGTCATGGGGTGCACACACTTGTAATCTGTACTGCAATTAGCGATACAGATTGGAGATTGTGATGCAGCTTGACCCAAACTCGCCGATTCCCCTGTTTCAGCAGCTTCACGACGAAATCATCGCTGACATAGCGCGGGGAAAGCTGCCAAGGGGTACGAAGCTCAATTCTGTGCGGAAAGTAGCCGCCAATTTCGGTATCAATCCCGCCACCGTGAAAAAGGCCTACGACCTGCTGCAAAGCGAGGGGATTGTCGCGACCCACGGGCGCTCGGGGACCGTGGTGGTAATGGAGGGAACCCAGTCGCTACAGGACGAGCTCGTCGCCTTAGTCTTGCGGGCGCACGCCCAAGGCGTATCGACGGCGCAACTGCATGACATGCTCGATGCCGCTACTTCCGCCGCCTTTGTCGAGAAAGGCTGAGTT from Corynebacterium epidermidicanis encodes:
- a CDS encoding DUF6882 domain-containing protein, which produces MHLAAPRTLNELAEDGKINQADIDAHFNQFLGAVNATEVARTNDGFTVRFGRSGHPDLDVPARLVATIQDDQWHWNLPQAATAASSFNIPELNSPTPAINLDVLTAAARTLCDDAPIIRVPFNDHVTVLALTIAPSRSTAQQALLNGPWDPTPRELTAFAVRRGLASLPPHTTTKELRTTSYYLSREHQMLFDARVNSNPQLAAALPQLGIPLGHVSNGLWTWADSPLVRHLRNFGQEHTMPVFVRPQVPLDVAQKLNLIDCAKAASQVWTHVFIPLTPTAYRVVLLQHPEFTVPVATREVIHAVLSQPPAGDIDQDAAREEYLEHVRLRAENR
- a CDS encoding nicotinamide mononucleotide transporter family protein, encoding MNLFNQLLGATLMIGGVPILWREIIGNIFGLASAYGGMKRVVWAWPIGIIGNILLFTVFLGSAFSTPQNLDLYGQAGRQVMFLVVSTYGWYSWSVARRQGIKEETELDPARSIVSEPAADASAVRPRWASTRERLGMVVFAVFSTVACAWVFQALGSWGPWADAWIFTGSLLATYGMARGWTEFWLIWIGVDIVGVPLLLHAGFYPSAFLYVVYGAFVLWGFITWLKVQKNNPH
- a CDS encoding sulfite exporter TauE/SafE family protein, translated to MWHAVSYALMDSINVLLIGVIVLLGVVLPPSARYRRIATLLVGGDWLGVFLLSVPVLLLLDSIRSRVEAALASPIFGWVLIAVGVVSAVMTWRGGDSTALMNRMLGPLRTPTWRTAAVGFVLGVVQSITSLPFFAGLAYLSTGGFSTPVRYLGLVFYASLALSLPALTAVAVGFVRAYPESPAGRAFAWSRENGSRVSQWAGYLVSVCLIVMGCTHL
- a CDS encoding GntR family transcriptional regulator — protein: MQLDPNSPIPLFQQLHDEIIADIARGKLPRGTKLNSVRKVAANFGINPATVKKAYDLLQSEGIVATHGRSGTVVVMEGTQSLQDELVALVLRAHAQGVSTAQLHDMLDAATSAAFVEKG
- a CDS encoding TetR/AcrR family transcriptional regulator, producing MAGLRESKKAATRAAIAAAAAEIAMRDGADAVTVAAIAEAANVSTRTFHNYFASREEALGEYLRGSVEALLAKAEGIPATTSLFDTIELILIDTILHDKNMRGTITALFTISQQVDCMSPGQVPAEMKELTQWFLERCYARYPDHDRLRVQLAFQLAAHTAAAAIESELLHSGSMEATDQLEQRIRKTFALVRSGEFTR
- a CDS encoding MMPL family transporter → MASFLYKLGKNAYLNRWRYLAIWLIILVAVGGSATAFSKNTSSSFSIPGLDSVVTQEKMKERFPDSVDPTSEPTAQIVIQAPEGKTLNDEEQKNAVNSLMGDLQAKDYLIRKEQLVSPAMAAMGMKQQLSQAKAAQGVPPDQIEADFKVLSPLSEDGRTGIASVTFDAATSMDVSSEDLADLQQTLDEPRDGITVSYGGQVMQGNNAIGGASELIGLAIAALVLMITFGSFVAAGMPLISAVVGVAVGLLGITLGTAFTDSINDMTPTLASMIGLAVGIDYALFIVSRFRSELISRIGNDLSPAELAQAIKRTSREQRAEAMGFAVGKAGSAVVFAGLTVIIALTALTIINIPFLSAMALAAAATVVIAVAVALSFLPALLGALGTKAFAGKVPAVKAPDPEDEKPTMGLKWVRRIRKHPLIHLVAGVAFLALLAIPAGNLRLAMPTDGSANLGSPARIAYDTTAEAFGPGRNAPMIALIDLADVQPEGRQEAVAKAVETFATTEGVANAQVVKTTDSLDTAQVLITPQFGATDERASETLARLREHAAAFNSETGGTYGITGATPIFDDISQRLQDVLLPYVAIVLALAFLVLMLVFRSIWVPLIAAAGFALSVAATFGVTVGFFQEGWLGLIEDPQPLLSFLPIMLIGLVFGLAMDYQVFLVTRMREGWAHGKTAGNATSNGFKHGARVVTAAALIMISVFAAFMLQDAVFIKTMGFALAVAVLFDAFVVRMMIIPATMFLLDERAWWLPSWIDKILPKVDIEGESLQRSAGIQASN
- a CDS encoding enoyl-CoA hydratase/isomerase family protein; this translates as MQRKRHETRHDAPVRAYAQASTGILELNRPRAINAINGEMVDIITPALEDWRDDPEIHRVLIFSNSERGFCAGGDIREVRDHAIEGDHEFGDQYLQKEYTMNKIMANFPKPYVALIDGVVMGGGLGASAHGSHRVITEKAFAAMPEMAIGFVPDVGISYMMTHMVGEEGRKIPALATFAGLTGYRLSAADMLYTGLATHFVPSKDLAEFQEMLIAESIDEALEKYAGELDEEPRIREFLPEIEACFSKGTWAEIDAALNECENEEFVDLVRDLMSNANPSSVVASAEMYAVNTKVSTVEEAIHNEYEIGYLLRREPNFAEGIRAVLVDKDRNPSFVPATYDEVDAAKYHAVLN
- a CDS encoding GIY-YIG nuclease family protein; amino-acid sequence: MSLYDDFDKLLESDLDGLLDEPEKVAPVTSQDRLERAFLEINEFYRENREKPSSTTRNISERKLGARLDGILANPNKIEALKHLDEFALLELPEAPTTIDELNSLDDLDLLGDDSGIFDVGALPAKPRKNEDAAKRKPAKDFDKFKPLFIDVQQKLEAGDLILVPFGGVSTIEQGKFFVLGGLTCYIAEVKETKLKANGDRLRPKQRLRVIFSNGTESSMYRQSLAIRMYEQQGRAFAQTSFDETEIMDPAVMTGHIYVLKSQSTDPQIAGMKDLYKIGYSRTAVEKRIANAATDPTYLMSPVEIVADYELQAIRPSALENLIHRVFDSARLQLSQIDLEGKNYTPKEWFVVPLTVINQAIDMIRTGDIVEVHYDRELQKLVLNEEQELFQ
- a CDS encoding putative quinol monooxygenase, coding for MILINVKYKVRPEFVDTFRQEVAAFTDATRAEDGCLFFDWYRSTEEDDVFILVEGFKDDAAEAHVNSEHFKQACVDMPKLLVETPTIINTLIPGKTEWDEMAEFKVEK
- the ppk2 gene encoding polyphosphate kinase 2, translated to MGKKDANKPPKLAKEAYEAELKRLQAELVDMQQWVVETGARVVIIMEGRDAAGKGSAIKRITQYLNPRTCRIEALPAPNSREQGQWYFQRYVEKLPTAGEIVIFDRSWYNRAGVERVMGFCTSQEYRRFLHQAPIFERLLVEDGIMLRKYWFSVSDEEQVKRFKSRRNDPLRRWKLSPMDLQSITRWEDYSRAKDEMFIHTDIPSAPWYTVESEDKKRSRINVISHLLSTIPYEKIDRPLPEIPERPESSNDYVRPPREEFRYVPDVAAHLEEDRLAETKKPGKKSHKKTKK